The following are encoded in a window of Castanea sativa cultivar Marrone di Chiusa Pesio chromosome 5, ASM4071231v1 genomic DNA:
- the LOC142633773 gene encoding uncharacterized protein LOC142633773: MEIMHEEDVIMELYNASMSGCTTTLHRLIHKEPNILNKISLTSMSETPLHISTLVGHVDFSRALLLLKPQLAIELDSHKRCPLHMASAEGHIEIVQLLLRANNNACLIRDQDERIPLHYAVMRGRIDVVRELITAQPDSSQIVLDGGETVLHMCVKYNQIEALKLLVESLSDEGDFLNSKDHDGGNTILHLAVMLKQTKIVKYLLSVSKVKDGAHSLNQMGFTALEVLDHCPEDLKNVAIRNILLDAGIERARNQTNLQPPLAVVIGHHEPAKPVQPSKNWWLKWMEYLSYQGDWLGEMRGALMVVATVITTITFQPILNPPGGLSQTNETLSFERHGNKYNITCRVGTSVFACNKDQYSMYFTFLICNTASFTASWCVTFLLISGFPLRNKLCMGLLTFSMCITLTFLGFAYTYAFVLLIPGLTYYFYDSYFYEPTFFLPSCVQLSLMALMAVVGIALLIHTIRFLTWMVVKIRKFTLYMQRR, translated from the exons ATGGAAATAATGCATGAAGAAGATGTTATAATGGAGCTCTACAACGCATCCATGAGCGGATGTACAACCACATTGCATAGGTTGATCCATAAAGAGCCAAACATCCTTAACAAAATATCCCTCACTTCTATGAGTGAAACTCCATTACACATATCTACTTTAGTTGGCCACGTTGATTTCAGTAGAGCTCTTCTACTTCTAAAACCCCAGCTTGCTATCGAGTTGGACTCACATAAACGTTGCCCCCTTCACATGGCTTCTGCCGAGGGCCACATTGAGATTGTCCAACTATTGTTACGTGCAAACAACAATGCATGCTTAATTCGTGATCAAGATGAGAGAATTCCTCTCCACTATGCAGTCATGAGGGGACGAATTGATGTTGTGAGGGAGTTGATCACTGCGCAGCCTGACTCATCTCAAATTGTGCTTGATGGGGGTGAGACTGTTTTGCACATGTGTGTTAAATACAACCAAATAGAGGCTCTTAAATTGCTGGTGGAATCTTTGAGTGACGAAGGGGATTTTCTCAATTCCAAAGACCATGATGGTGGCAATACTATCTTGCATTTAGCTGTGATGCTAAAGCAAACaaag ATAGTTAAATACTTGCTTTCAGTGTCTAAAGTGAAAGATGGAGCGCATTCATTGAACCAGATGGGTTTTACAGCCTTAGAAGTCTTAGATCACTGTCCAGAAGACTTGAAAAATGTCGCCATTCGAAACATTTTATTAGACGCTGGGATTGAAAGAGCAAGGAACCAAACTAATCTTCAACCACCATTAGCAGTTGTTATTGGTCACCATGAACCAGCAAAACCAGTGCAGCCAAGCAAGAATTGGTGGTTGAAATGGATGGAATACTTGAGCTACCAGGGTGATTGGTTAGGAGAGATGCGTGGTGCATTAATGGTGGTGGCTACTGTTATCACAACCATAACTTTCCAACCTATACTTAATCCCCCAGGTGGACTCTCGCAAACAAATGAAACCTTAAGTTTTGAGAGACATGGAAACAAATACAATATTACATGTAGAGTTGGAACCTCAGTCTTCGCCTGTAATAAAGATCAGTACTCCATGTATTTTACTTTCTTGATTTGCAATACTGCCTCTTTCACTGCATCTTGGTGTGTCACCTTTTTGCTTATTAGTGGATTTCCTCTCAGGAATAAGCTTTGCATGGGGCTCTTGACATTTTCCATGTGTATCACTCTCACTTTCCTAGGTTTTGCCTATACATATGCATTCGTCCTGCTGATACCTGGTCTAAcgtattatttttatgattctTATTTTTATGAGCCAACGTTCTTCCTACCAAGTTGTGTTCAGTTAAGTTTGATGGCTTTGATGGCTGTGGTAGGTATCGCTCTTCTGATTCACACAATTCGCTTTCTCACCTGGATGGTTGTCAAGATACGAAAGTTCACCTTATACATGCAAAGACGCTAA